The following coding sequences lie in one Anomalospiza imberbis isolate Cuckoo-Finch-1a 21T00152 chromosome 21, ASM3175350v1, whole genome shotgun sequence genomic window:
- the CIZ1 gene encoding cip1-interacting zinc finger protein isoform X6, with amino-acid sequence MFNQQQFQQQLLQLQHLLQQQQQQHHHHPPAQQGGRGLPPPQQQQMLSLRATNQPSLLNANPMLQRALLMQQMQGNLRGFNMTAPALQQFFPQATRHSLLGPPPVGVSLKPTRLGFPSLPFQRQNRTFRKDFQRVPDRKRELDPGSSSQTQGDEKMEIPEGMQAGSEQNNSSPSTDMEHAQGGMVCFAKEISFCVPAEPRTPAESVLSTEPAAKRLKSVTGECALEDATDSKKAEVSCTHVQADGTDNAKEYTAEDLSRERKFSEEPKAPEVLSSGGSLKVTIQQSSESRAISTTALKPGHWACDVGTADPNTESVLKFYCYICKTNCCSQQNFQSHMAGIQHQQRLGEIQHMSNVCFVSLLPMVKQQKVLAGKDGETQQRWCNTCQVHFTGDLIKHRRTQEHKLAKRSLRPFCTVCSRHFKTPRKFVEHMKSPEHKQKAKEVRLGEKELGSPEDSEELITVDAVGCFEDDDEEEEEEEGGAGEEEDHDIVLMENEDSAAKQTGLKEVSLEDYEGSEKYCPDTAYGLDFLVPVAGYLCRLCHKFYHSDSAARLAHCKSLMHFENFQRYKAARHRATTAYPEAALHSQGSSSQLLDDPKQPLATTAHTSKKMNDDHGIDKEGTELSALQEQTSRRRKSTGREQVHCH; translated from the exons GGGTTTGCCGCCACCGCAGCAGCAACAGATGCTGAGCTTACGGGCAACAAATCAGCCATCGCTGCTCAATGCCAATCCTATGCTCCAGCGGGCCTTACTCATGCAGCAGATGCAAG GAAACCTGCGTGGATTTAACATGACAgcaccagcactgcagcagtTCTTCCCTCAGGCTACGAGACATTCCCTCCTGGGACCACCACCTGTTGGGGTCTCCTTAAAGCCAACTCGGCTGGGCTTCCCCAGCCTCCCATTCCAGCGGCAGAACCGGACCTTTCGCAAG GACTTCCAGAGAGTTCCTGACAGGAAGCGGGAACTAGATCCTGGTTCTTCATCTCAGACACAAGGTGATGAGAAAATGGAAATTCCAGAGGGAATGCAAGCAGGGTCAGAGCAGAACAATTCCTCACCATCCACAG ATATGGAACATGCTCAAGGTGGCATGGTCTGTTTTGCTAAGGAAATCTCCTTctgtgttcctgcagagccaaGAACTCCAGCAGAGTCTGTGTTGAGCACTGAGCCTGCAGCAAAAAGACTGAAGAG TGTGACTGGGGAGTGTGCGTTAGAGGATGCCACAGACAGCAAGAAAGCAGAAGTCTCATGCACCCATGTCCAAGCTGATG GTACAGACAATGCAAAGGAGTACACAGCTGAAGATCTCTCCAGAGAGAGGAAATTCTCTGAGGAACCGAAGGCTCCTGAG GTGTTGAGCTCTGGAGGTTCACTGAAAGTGACTATTCAGCAGAGCAGTGAGAGCAGAGCTATCAGCACAACAGCTCTGAAACCAGGGCACTGGGCCTGCGACGTGGGCACAGCTGATCCCAACACAGAATCAGTCCTTAAATTCTACTGTTACATCTGCAAGACCAATTGCTGCAGTCAGCAG AATTTCCAATCCCACATGGCTGGAATTCAGCACCAGCAGCGACTTGGGGAGATTCAGCACATGAGcaatgtttgttttgtttcactaCTGCCCATGGTGAAACAGCAGAAGGTGCTAGCAGGAAAAGATGG AGAGACCCAGCAGCGGTGGTGTAACACGTGTCAGGTGCATTTCACCGGGGACCTCATCAAACATCGCAGGACCCAGGAACACAAG CTGGCCAAACGCTCGCTTCGTCCTTTCTGCACTGTCTGCAGCCGCCACTTCAAGACCCCTCGCAAGTTTGTGGAGCATATGAAGTCCCCTGAGCACAAACAGAAAGCCAAAGAG GTTAGGCTAGGAGAGAAGGAGTTGGGGAGCCCAGAAGATTCAGAGGAGTTGATCACTGTGGATGCTGTTGGCTGTTTtgaagatgatgatgaggaagaggaggaggaggagggaggagctgGTGAGGAGGAAGACCATGATATAGTGCTGATGGAGAATGAGGATTCTGCTGCCAAGCAG ACTGGGCTGAAGGAAGTGTCTTTGGAGGATTACGAAGGAAGTGAGAAGTATTGTCCAGACACAGCCTATG GCCTGGATTTTCTGGTCCCCGTCGCAGGttacctctgcaggctgtgtcACAAATTCTACCATAGCGACTCCGCTGCCCGGCTCGCACACTGCAAGTCCCTGATGCATTTTGAGAACTTTCAG AGATACAAGGCAGCAAGGCATCGTGCCACAACTGCCTACCCCGAGGCTGCTTTGCATTCCCAGGGCTCCAGCTCCCAATTGCTGGATGATCCAAAACAGCCTCTTGCTACAACAGCACATACCAGCAAGAAGATGAATGATGATCATGGGATAGATAAGGAGGGCACAGAGCTGTCAGCCCTGCAAGAACAAACCTCAAG AAGAAGAAAGTCTACAGGAAGAGAACAAGTCCACTGCCACTAG